A stretch of Oikeobacillus pervagus DNA encodes these proteins:
- a CDS encoding dihydrofolate reductase family protein has product MSVFFYGCITMDGYLADKNHNLDWLYQTGDIEETDYESFYKSMDITIMGKRTFNEIEKIENIGSFYPTTKNYVFTHDERLSVKGFIPIHCDIVEFVKQIEKDKNIWIVGGNTIVAPLLENDMIDNMIIQIAPVLLGSGIPLFSQKEALKRFYLKEVKKHGQFAELIYAQLQKF; this is encoded by the coding sequence ATGAGTGTATTTTTTTATGGCTGTATAACTATGGATGGCTATCTTGCTGATAAAAACCATAACTTGGACTGGCTTTATCAAACTGGCGACATAGAAGAGACTGATTATGAAAGTTTCTATAAAAGTATGGATATTACGATCATGGGTAAAAGGACATTTAATGAAATTGAAAAAATAGAGAATATAGGTAGTTTTTATCCGACTACTAAGAATTATGTGTTTACACATGATGAACGCTTATCAGTTAAAGGATTTATTCCAATTCATTGTGATATTGTAGAATTTGTTAAACAAATAGAAAAGGATAAAAACATTTGGATTGTTGGGGGGAACACAATAGTAGCTCCTTTATTAGAAAACGATATGATAGATAATATGATCATACAGATTGCTCCCGTGTTATTAGGTAGTGGTATACCATTGTTTTCACAGAAGGAAGCATTAAAGCGATTTTATTTGAAAGAAGTAAAAAAACACGGACAATTTGCAGAATTAATTTATGCTCAATTACAAAAGTTCTAA
- a CDS encoding NUDIX domain-containing protein yields the protein MKRIDALKAGIAVIILNEENQVLLQKRADVGLWGIPSGHIEIGETVSEAAVREVKEETNLDIKIKKLIGVYSDPDSQVFAYPNGSVVHFITTCFLAEITGGELRCNSDESLEIKFFGLQNLPQDLLKMHPRWLKDALANKEMAFIR from the coding sequence ATGAAGAGGATCGATGCTTTAAAAGCTGGTATTGCTGTAATTATTTTGAATGAGGAAAACCAAGTTTTATTACAGAAAAGAGCAGATGTAGGGTTATGGGGGATTCCTTCAGGACATATAGAAATAGGGGAAACCGTTTCAGAAGCAGCTGTCAGGGAAGTGAAAGAGGAAACCAATTTAGACATAAAAATTAAAAAGCTGATTGGAGTCTACTCTGACCCCGATTCACAAGTATTCGCCTATCCAAATGGTTCAGTAGTTCATTTTATAACAACTTGTTTCCTTGCTGAAATTACAGGTGGAGAACTTAGATGCAATTCAGATGAATCACTTGAAATTAAGTTTTTTGGACTACAAAATCTACCTCAAGACTTATTAAAAATGCATCCACGATGGTTAAAGGATGCCCTTGCAAATAAAGAAATGGCATTCATTCGTTAA